The nucleotide sequence cttttgtttgtttatcgtaGGTATATCGGCGCACTCGGTGCCCGTGTAATCTGTGACAACATCCCCGGCCTGGTGAACAAGCAGCGGCAGCTTTGCCAACGCCACCCTGACATCATGCAGGCAATTGGGGAGGGAACCAAAGAGTGGATCAGAGAGTGCCAGCACCAGTTCAGACACCATCGATGGAACTGCAGCACACTGGACCGTGACCACACTGTCTTCGGACGTGTCCTGCTGAGGAGTAagtctgcgtgtgtgtggaAACTAAATGTGATGCCAGAGGGAATGGATGGTGAAGCCAACCTCTGATTGTGACTATGTGAATCCTCATTTTCACCTTTCTTGTTCAGTTTTTCTTACTTGCCTTTCACTTCTCTTTGTTCTTCTGCTTTCACTTTGTTCTGTCTTGCTTTTCCTACTTTACGTATGCTAGTACGCCGTGTTTACAGTCAGTAATGGACTGTTGTAATGCTTATGCCTCatcaataaacacacacacatcaagaCGTGGAATTGTCGTCATTTGGTTTTTCAGCCCCTGCCAGAAATTTCAACTTTGCTGCACAGTCATGCTCACACACAGGCACAGTCCCATACACATTTTTGCTTCAGTCTTTAAAGGCAGCGTATGTATAATTCATCCTCTTTAGAAGTGAGAACAATCGCCTGGTGATTTAGCATTAAAGATTAAATGATACGTTATTCAtaatgattttcttttccaaatgCTTTCTTTGACAGTAGCAAGCATTAAATGACTATTGTTGCATTCTGAATGTAGCATGGGTGCAGCATTGTGTCTACAAGTCACTCAGGAAGGAGTGTCACAGTGATGCTAATCCTTCACAATTATATACATAGATTATGctttttgtttcactttgttGCATTTTTGAAAGGCATAAAAGGAAATCCTCCATTAGCAGCTGCTCACTGTTGTGTCGGGGCGCAGGTTGCACGAAAAGATGTTTGTCTCTGCAAACTTGGTTTCTGACATCACTGACTTTCCGTGGCTTGCTACTGCTATCCCAAGCATGTGTGGGGGCTGATGatgcatggaaaaaaaaaaaagtagcagaTATGGAGATAAaggctgcatgtgtgtgtatggggtGGAGACGAATAAACAGTAATGTAGATGTAAATATTTAGAGAGATATTCTCACTGTCAGACAAACATCGCAGGTTTGAAAGATGACCACCAGTGCCCTCCTCAGCCCTCTCCCACATACAACCCCCCCAACCCCACTGCCCCCATCTCCTCACAGACGAAATGGGACACTCCAGTGAATACAGAGCATGCAGGTTGGATCGCACAAACTCTTAAGGAGCAGGGTGAATATGAAGTGTCCCGCCCTTAGTTAGCTAAAGTGCTGGTATTTTCATTTGGTGAAACTTAATCCTTTGACACATTTTGAGAAGGTGGTCTCGCCTCACTAATGCAGCTAGGTGCTAAAAGctttaaatgcaaaaatgctTCTGATAAATGCAGTCAACATTACTGTATCCTAGCTTCTTCCAGGTTATCACACAAACGCAAACATCTTTAAAAGGAGGGCACACACGGTTGGATGACTCTGTGATCAATAAGCAAGATGTGTCAATTAAGGTTTATACTTTCAGGAGCTGAATGTTCTTAGAACAGTTCCAGGCTGGAACGGAACAATATAGGGTCAAAGATGATGTTCACTGAGTCCATCCAACTAATgatttttggatttttgttaAACGCCACTTGTTTTCTCAGAGCGAGATTGTGAAATCATTAGGGCCTTTATCTTTATCGAATTTCATGGCTAATTTCTGTTTAAATATCCTGACCTGGGCAAACTGACAGACCAAATAGCCAAGTTACTGCTTGTGAAATTCACTAGCAGCCAGTTTTAGAAATAGAGAATAACGATctcatttcagtttcatttcaggTTCTCCTGTTTGTTTTCAACTTTGAGCACAGAGACACCAAATAAAAATGGTTTTTATCCCGTCGATAAACTGTCTAAAAACAAAGAAGCTCCCATGCCTCTTGCTGCCATGTTTTTTGGATTATTCATTCCCGGAGGTGCTGCAAAAAGCAACTGTGACCAAACACTATATCtaattctctctgtgtctttggcCAAACAAAAGATGAGTCATATTCTAAAGAACGAAAGAGACCAGAAAAGAACAGATGAGCAGAGCAATGGTAGATAATGCTGTCATGACATCACCCTGGCGCTGATTAATGGGGTATCACTGTGTCTGTATTCAAACAATTTATGTGAGCAGAGGAGAGCCCCACAGCTAGGATTATTTCCATGATAATATTTAAACAGAGCTGGTCTATACTCTACTTCAAGCCTGATATGCCCCGTCAGCTGCACCTTCAATGTCCTAATGGCTCATACCTAGGCCCTGTCATAGcattatgtatatttgtgtaTGCATGATAACATGTGGGTTGCAAAGTCTTTGGAACTCAGAGAATCTATTGCATGGCATGATATGAGTAACTGCAGTTTCCGTATTCAGAAACGGATTGTGTTATTCTAACCTCTACCCCCATCTAACCTCTGTTTCTCATTCGGGTTTTCTGCTTTTACTCTCAGGCAGCCGTGAAGCAGCATTCGTCTATGCCATCTCCTCAGCAGGAGTAGTCTACGCGCTCACTCGAGCCTGCAGCCAGGGGGAGCTGAGGACGTGCAACTGCGACCCACACAAACGCGGACGAGATAAAGATGATAGAGGAGAGTTTgactggggtggctgtagcgATAACATCAACTACGGGATAAAGTTTGCCAAAACATTCATAGATGCCAAAGAGAGAACGGTCCGAGATGCTCGGGCACTCATGAACCTGCACAACAACCGCTGTGGCAGAACAGTAAGTGTGACTGCATTAAGAAACATTTGAACATAAGGAACCCATGATGCGGATGTTTCAAGCGTACATTTAACAAAATTTAAAAGCAAACAGacacttttagttttatattCCCGAAATGGATAATCATCAGTGGCTTTCACAATTACATTATTACTGAATCTATATGTGAAAACTATGGTGGCCCTGAAAGGTTAAAAGGACTGCTTAAGAAAACAGTAGCAAAATAGAAAAATGGTGCAAAAGCACAAATAAACATAATAGAAGTTCAATAAAACATAATGGACAAAGAAAAAATCTCACAAAAACAACCCCAGGGGTTAGCTCAGAACTCGCAGCATACTTGCTCTTTTTCACTTAAAAGCACGGCTGCAGCATGTTCATGCACAGAGCCTGGTCAGTGCTCTGTATATGGCTTATTTAGCAagtcacaaatacacaacagttgcaagttttacagttttagtACTGTTTACATTCACTTGGACTGTTGGGACTTAGGGTTGGTGGGGTGAGTGAGAAATCTGAGTTGAGGGGGTGTTCCAGATTAAAATTTTGACTTCTTATATAATCTGGAACACGCTACAACAGCAAATCAGTAATGGAAAGCGTTTACCCACAGTTTTATTAGAGTCTAGCGAATAAAACACACACGTTACCctgcatttttttctccctcactAATCCAAACATTCTGTCTCAGTGCAATCATTcacatgttttggtttttgtcacTTCTGCAGCTGTTTCGTCAAATTAATGTCTCTCAAAAAACacttccattgtgttttgtgtgtttttgctgcttttttcttaaattgcagtgtgtttgacctctcagggccaccgtagaaaCCATCTaggcagagatgaaaaaggtgTTGTCTTCATATGTTAATTCTAATCCGATGTGAATCAGATTCATTACAAAATTCAGTAGAAACATCTCTTTCAGGAAATGACATCCTGCGTAATTTGCTGATGGCAGTGACATTAGGAAATTCAGTAAAAAATCCACGTGTCACAAACTAATTAACTCAAAACCTGAGATGACAAAGCTAAAACTACCCACAAGACATTGGGTGTAGTAAGAGGTGCATTTAATGAGGAAATATGTCATAATTTGtataaaagaaaatttaaaaaaaatcctgcagTGGTGCTGCATTCTGAGAACTTGCAAAATCTCCTTCACTTAGGCGGTGAAGCGCTTCATGAAGCTGGAGTGTAAATGTCACGGAGTAAGCGGCTCTTGCACGCTACGGACATGCTGGAATGCTATGTCAGACTTCAGAAAGACGGGTGACTACCTGAGGAGAAAATACAACGGGGCTATCGAGGTGATGATGAATCAAGATGGGACAGGTCTCACTGTAGCTAACAAGGACTTCAGGAAGCCTACCAAAAATGACCTGGTGTACTTTGAGAGCTCTCCGGATTACTGCCTGCAAGACAAAGCAGCAGGTAAGACGGCAGAACTGAAAGACAGGGAAGCATTTTCTCATGGATGTTGATGGATTGCCCCGACTGTGTTATGTTTTAGGGGTGTTATGTGTATGCTGTGTGTATACTCATGCATGactagtgtgtttgtgtgtgtccgtgtgtgtgtgtgtgtgtgtgtaatggtaGTCAGATAACACAGCCTGTGTGATGTCTGTGGAAGCTAATATCCTTGTACCCTGGGGAAACGGCCGTTGACGGCCGTGACCACCTGACCTCTGTCAGTCTctgtcagcacacacacacatatacacatgacCCCATGGTCCGGGGATGTCTTCATCAACCTTTGCACAATGCACCTGATCATTTATGTCCATTTCTGATAGGCTCTTTGATGGATGCATTACTATCAGACAGATTTTGGGGGACTGACATCAACGGCCGCATCACTGAGAAGCTCTTCCCAGTTCTCCCTCACCCTTGCTCCCTTTGTCTGCCTTTTCCTTTGCCCCTCATCCGTCCTCCCCCTCTTTCTCACCTTCCCAGTGGAATCCACAGCCTAGGGACACAAGCAGCTAATTTAATTTCTGTCTGTCAcagtctctctccctctctgtctgtctgaacTAAGCATAGCTGGAGGCCAAAGTGGGCCTCAGAGTGTGAgagcctgtctgtctgtcacgCTCCACTGTCCATTTaacccgcacacacacacccatacacacacatagggtGGCTTCAAAGGG is from Oreochromis niloticus isolate F11D_XX linkage group LG20, O_niloticus_UMD_NMBU, whole genome shotgun sequence and encodes:
- the LOC100693354 gene encoding protein Wnt-2b isoform X3, whose protein sequence is MEQGLCVCCKAGQHLLRYIGALGARVICDNIPGLVNKQRQLCQRHPDIMQAIGEGTKEWIRECQHQFRHHRWNCSTLDRDHTVFGRVLLRSSREAAFVYAISSAGVVYALTRACSQGELRTCNCDPHKRGRDKDDRGEFDWGGCSDNINYGIKFAKTFIDAKERTVRDARALMNLHNNRCGRTAVKRFMKLECKCHGVSGSCTLRTCWNAMSDFRKTGDYLRRKYNGAIEVMMNQDGTGLTVANKDFRKPTKNDLVYFESSPDYCLQDKAAGSLGTAGRVCNKTSRGTDGCEVMCCGRGYDTTRVKQITKCECKFKWCCSVECKDCEEAVDIHTCKAPKRAEWLDQT
- the LOC100693354 gene encoding protein Wnt-2b-A isoform X1, whose amino-acid sequence is MLGLNRIPGLRAAQIQRCGSPAGARLSPRSSSCQNAGASSRIYCACLLLLLLVTPRVDSSWWYIGALGARVICDNIPGLVNKQRQLCQRHPDIMQAIGEGTKEWIRECQHQFRHHRWNCSTLDRDHTVFGRVLLRSSREAAFVYAISSAGVVYALTRACSQGELRTCNCDPHKRGRDKDDRGEFDWGGCSDNINYGIKFAKTFIDAKERTVRDARALMNLHNNRCGRTAVKRFMKLECKCHGVSGSCTLRTCWNAMSDFRKTGDYLRRKYNGAIEVMMNQDGTGLTVANKDFRKPTKNDLVYFESSPDYCLQDKAAGSLGTAGRVCNKTSRGTDGCEVMCCGRGYDTTRVKQITKCECKFKWCCSVECKDCEEAVDIHTCKAPKRAEWLDQT
- the LOC100693354 gene encoding protein Wnt-2b-A isoform X2; translation: MRPPCSQIQRCGSPAGARLSPRSSSCQNAGASSRIYCACLLLLLLVTPRVDSSWWYIGALGARVICDNIPGLVNKQRQLCQRHPDIMQAIGEGTKEWIRECQHQFRHHRWNCSTLDRDHTVFGRVLLRSSREAAFVYAISSAGVVYALTRACSQGELRTCNCDPHKRGRDKDDRGEFDWGGCSDNINYGIKFAKTFIDAKERTVRDARALMNLHNNRCGRTAVKRFMKLECKCHGVSGSCTLRTCWNAMSDFRKTGDYLRRKYNGAIEVMMNQDGTGLTVANKDFRKPTKNDLVYFESSPDYCLQDKAAGSLGTAGRVCNKTSRGTDGCEVMCCGRGYDTTRVKQITKCECKFKWCCSVECKDCEEAVDIHTCKAPKRAEWLDQT